The sequence below is a genomic window from bacterium.
GGTGCTGGTAGTAGCCGAGGCCAGGCAGAAGAAGATTGCTTTCGGTGCAGTAGGCATCGATGCGAGGGGCGGCATGTGCTACGGTCATACGACTCCACATATGGCCTATGGTTACAAGGTGGCTGAGAGGCGATTTCTGTTCACGGAAGAGAAACAGAAGGCATGAAGATCGGGCGCCTTGTATGTCGAGTTCAGAGTTGCGGGCCAGTTCGCAGCAATAGCTGATTCTCTGTGTCTAAGTGTTTGATGCGCCGGTCTGCAACTTGGCTGTCGCTTGTGGGAACGGCCCTTGTCGTCGCGCTGGCCACCGCGCAGTACTCGGACTTCGGCGAGAACAAGGTGCAGACGCGCGACTACGAGTTCCAGACCTACGAGACTCAACACTTCCGTGTGCTGTTCTATCCGGGCGGCGAAGGACTGGCTGAGTTTGCCGCACGTTCAGCCGAGGAATACTATGCCAAGACTTCCGGTGACCTCGGAGTCGAGGTCGAAGGGAAGATACCGCTCATACTGTATCTCTCTCCCGGGCAGTTCAGCGAGACCAACGTAATAACCGACGTAATTGACGAAGGCGTAGGCGGATTCTCCGAGGTGATCAAGAACCGCATCGTGATTCCCTTTGACGGGTCGTACAGCAATCTGCACCATGTTATCGGGCATGAGTTGACTCACATCTTCGAGTTCCAGATGTACTACCACTCGAAGCTCGCGTCGTTGCTTGGAGCGGTCGACGAATTCGAGATTCCACTCTGGGTGACCGAGGGTTTCGCCGAGTATCAGTCCGGCTGGGTCAACATCAGTTCGGACGACTTCATGCGCGATCTGGTCATCAGCAACCGGCTGGTGCCGCTCGACAACCTGTCGGATGAGATGGGCTACCTGGTCTATCGGGAGGGCGAATCCTTCTTCCGCTACGTGGAGCAGAAGTACGGCCGCAAGAAAGTGTACGAGTTCATGCACGCGCTCCAGAGCAGACGCAGTGTCGACGGCGCGTTTGCCTCGACGTTCGGTGTCTCGGTCAAGCGCTTCAGCACGGACTGGGAGGAGTATCTGCGGGTGAAGTACTGGCCGCAGATAACCAGGCTCGACAACTTCAAGATTCTGGCGAAGCGTCTCACCAACCATGCGGAGGACGGGTCGGTGTACAACACGGCTCCGGCGATCTCGCCAAGTGGTACCAAGATAGTGATGATATCCGACCGGCTCGAGTATACTGATGTGTATGTGATATCCGCATTTGACGGCAGGGTCTTGAAGCGTCTGGTTAAGGGTGAAAGGTCCGGTGGGTTTGAGTCGATGCACCTCCTCCGGCCCGGTGCGGCCTGGTCTCCCGACGAGAACTCGATCGCAGTAGTGACGACAAGCGCCGGCCGGGACAATCTTGCGCTGGTCGACTACGAAACGGGCAAGGTCAAGCGCCGGATATACGGCAACCTCGACGCCATATACAGCCCGCGGTTTTCTCCCGACGGCCGGAAGATTGTATTTGTCGGTATCAAGAACGGATTCAGTGACATCTACACGGCCGACGTCGACGGCGGCGAGCCAACGCGGGTGACGTACGACGTGTACGACGACCGTGACCCGGTATTCTCGCCGGGCGGAGACTCGATCGCCTTCATTTCCGACCGGCCGGACGAGGGTGCAGTCTGGAGCCCCGGACAGTACGCGGTCTGGATCAGAGATACGTCCGGCGTGGTGAACAGGCTGACGGCCCGTGGCGGCGAGATCTCGCACCCGGAGTTCTCTCATTCCGGTCAGTATCTGCTTTACGCGGCATCGGACTCGGCCAGTAATATCTACGTCTACTCGCTTGCCACGAACCGCGTCGTCCGACGTACGGACCTGCTGGGTGATGCTTCCTACCTTACGCTCTCGCGCGACGACCGTAAACTCGCGTTCGCCTACTTCTCAAACGTCGGTTGGGACGTCGCCGAGATTCTTGACCCACTCGTGAACATACCTTCGGATTCAGGCAAGCAGTACATACCTCCGCTTGACACATTCAGATTCGACAAGAACGGGCTTGACTTCAGTCAGGTCAAGCCGGTCGGATTCAATCTCTCGCTTGACTATGCGTCAGGGGCAGCATCATACGGTACCGGTTCAGCGGGCGGGTTCGAGGGGCTGGTCGACATAGCGTTCAGCGACATGCTCGGCGACAGTCGATTTGAGGTATACACCGACCTCTACGGCAATATCCTCAACTCGGATTTCATCTTCCAGTACTGGTACCTGCCGCAACGGATTGACTACGGGTTCACGTTCTACCAACTTCAGGATATCCGCCGCTATGACCCGGGCTACATGCTCGAGGGAGCACTCAACCGGGGTTTGTCAATGCTGGGCGCTTATCCATTTAACCGCTTTGTCAGGGCCGAGATCGGCCCGACTGCGTACTACAGCAATGTTGAACGTGATACCTGGGTGAACTATCCCGAAGTGCCTGAACCGGGCTGGTACCAGGACAGCACGTGGAACGAAGTTGATTTCTACGGCGAGGCGGCACTGGTCTTCGATAATACATACTGGGACAACAACGGTCCGGCCCGAGGCACCAGAGCCAGGATTGGCCTCGATGCATACATCCCATTCCTTTCCGCAAGGCAGTCGCAGGATGTTTTCTTCGACGTCAGGAACTACCAGAGACTGGGGAGGCGGTTCGTATTCGCAAGCCGGCTGCAGGGCATAGCGAGCTTCGGTGCTGACGCTGACGAGTATTACGTCGGAGGGATCCAGTTCCTTGAATACGCGCCCGGACAGTTGGTGGTAAGGGGCTACCAGCCGGCTGAGTTCTACCAAGACTGCGGTCCCGAGGCCGCCGCCTTCAGCCTTGAGTTCCGCTATCCATTCATCGACCGGTTCAAGATGGCATTCCCTCTGCCCATCGAATTCGGAGGCATTAGAGGCGTGGCTTTTCTCGACGGTGGGATGGTCGCGCCCGGCAATCCCAACGATACATTTCGCTTGTGGAACAGCAGTCAGGGAAAGCTCGACAACCTGAAGCTGGGAGTAGGATTCGGGGCGAGGGTGACGATTTCCTATTTCCTGCTGAAGTTCGACTTCGCAAAACCGCTCTCCACCACCGATGACAACGGCTGGAAGTTCATCCTTGGGTTGGGCACGGATTTCTAGGTCGGTCCGGGGCCCACTGCCTGCTCTGTTCTCGCTTCTGGCGCTCTCCTGTGCCGGCGTTGTCCGAAACGCACGCCCGGTCGAGCCCGAACAAGCCGCTGCCGGCGCTTGGGGACGGCTGGCGCGCCTTCATTCATTCGCCTTTGCTTTGAGCTTCCATACCGACGTGCCGTTTCCAATCGTGGTTGCGTTCAACGGGGTACGCGATGAGTCGGACCGCGAGGCCTGGTCCGGCAACATGCGGCACAGGACCGAAGTGTCGCGGGTAGAGCTCAGGGCAGAGGGCCCTGACCAGTACGAAAAGGAGAAGGCCGGCTGGCACCGGACGATGCGTGGCGTGGAAACGCGTGTGCTGGAGCAGGGAGAAGGGGCCCTGGGCGACAGGTATTTCCGGTTTGCTGGCAGTGAGCGCGGGCGATATCGATTCACGTTCAGTCCGTACTTGCCGATACTCGACCCGACTCAGACCCGGAAACTCACCGGGGTCATGGAGGTCGATCCGTACTCCGGGCTGCCGCTGCGGCTGTACTGCAGCGACTCCACGAAAGCGTCCGAGTGGGAACTCAGGTTGGGACGGTTCAACCGAGCCGGATCGGTCGATGTTCCCTACGTGCCGGCAATGACCGTCGATGCCCGTCCTGCGATCGGATTGGATCGAACCGCCTGCGACCGTGCCGTGGCGACGATCAATCAGAGGTTGGCAAGACTCGGCTGGGACAATCGGAACCGCAGGACTCGAAGCGGCCTGACGCTGCTGCTGGGACAGCCCAAGAGCCGCCATCAGGTCGAGATGCTTTTCAGCCGCGGGAGTGTTGAGATATGGCAGGGGCATTGGGCAAACAGCCAAGAGACGAGCTCCACAGCCGGACTCAGCGATTCCGGACGAGCATTGGAAGTCGGAGGAGACGCTTCGCGTCGAGTCGTGCTCGAGTATCTGCTGGCCGGCAATCAGCGAATCAATGCCGACGTCCGGACGACGAGTCCGGTCGATGCCGAACTTGCCGTCTCACTTGCTGCGTCCGATACCGCCAGGCCGGCGGTACTTGTCGTGAACAACGTTGCCCTGTCCGCTGCCACCCCGGGCCGTGATGGCAGAGTGGTGTTTGCTGACATCGGCGGGGCGGATGACGTCAGGGTCATCGCCGCCCTGGCATCGAGCGGCGTGATTCCCGCAGGTTTCAGAATCACAGTTACGCCGTGAGCGGGCTGACGTCGGCCACACCGTTTGAGTTGCGTCCGCCGCCTTCTAAATTCGTCCTGGTGAAGCTAGCTGCGTTGCTACTTATCCTTGTCCCGACCGTGCTATCGGCCTCGGTCACCCTTGAGAAGTCAGGCGATGGCGGTATCACTTTTAGATACGTCCCGGGAAAGGTCGCGCTCACGGCCTGCCTGAGCGGGGGAAGCGCCATCAGTCTTGATGACGCGGACCACCTGGCCGAGCCCGGCGAGCCCGACTTGCCCGGC
It includes:
- a CDS encoding BamA/TamA family outer membrane protein; amino-acid sequence: MGTALVVALATAQYSDFGENKVQTRDYEFQTYETQHFRVLFYPGGEGLAEFAARSAEEYYAKTSGDLGVEVEGKIPLILYLSPGQFSETNVITDVIDEGVGGFSEVIKNRIVIPFDGSYSNLHHVIGHELTHIFEFQMYYHSKLASLLGAVDEFEIPLWVTEGFAEYQSGWVNISSDDFMRDLVISNRLVPLDNLSDEMGYLVYREGESFFRYVEQKYGRKKVYEFMHALQSRRSVDGAFASTFGVSVKRFSTDWEEYLRVKYWPQITRLDNFKILAKRLTNHAEDGSVYNTAPAISPSGTKIVMISDRLEYTDVYVISAFDGRVLKRLVKGERSGGFESMHLLRPGAAWSPDENSIAVVTTSAGRDNLALVDYETGKVKRRIYGNLDAIYSPRFSPDGRKIVFVGIKNGFSDIYTADVDGGEPTRVTYDVYDDRDPVFSPGGDSIAFISDRPDEGAVWSPGQYAVWIRDTSGVVNRLTARGGEISHPEFSHSGQYLLYAASDSASNIYVYSLATNRVVRRTDLLGDASYLTLSRDDRKLAFAYFSNVGWDVAEILDPLVNIPSDSGKQYIPPLDTFRFDKNGLDFSQVKPVGFNLSLDYASGAASYGTGSAGGFEGLVDIAFSDMLGDSRFEVYTDLYGNILNSDFIFQYWYLPQRIDYGFTFYQLQDIRRYDPGYMLEGALNRGLSMLGAYPFNRFVRAEIGPTAYYSNVERDTWVNYPEVPEPGWYQDSTWNEVDFYGEAALVFDNTYWDNNGPARGTRARIGLDAYIPFLSARQSQDVFFDVRNYQRLGRRFVFASRLQGIASFGADADEYYVGGIQFLEYAPGQLVVRGYQPAEFYQDCGPEAAAFSLEFRYPFIDRFKMAFPLPIEFGGIRGVAFLDGGMVAPGNPNDTFRLWNSSQGKLDNLKLGVGFGARVTISYFLLKFDFAKPLSTTDDNGWKFILGLGTDF